One Corynebacterium uterequi DNA segment encodes these proteins:
- a CDS encoding ABC transporter permease produces MARSTMTKMSLRTIAAHKLRLGLTVLAVVLGTAFISGAFMFTNTLSQAFDAAINNTYRGVDAVASSADPTQLLTLDDARAVAEDPQVSRVTLPSQTTVVIARRSGEELTSLQTAGGASYIGIWYPADQAIGEQLSIVEGRGPATADEVVINAAAAQAHGVAVGDEVVIVDPASRHNARVSGIYDTELDQPFLVQLRTTEAGYLEHYTDGEHVGQILVDGAGDPEQLVSHLSATYPHLTIETGQALADETAKTIQSALSFVNYFLIAFGVVALLVGTFLIANTFSMIVAQRTKEFALLRALGASRRQITRSVVGEAIVIGVLGSSLGVVAGAGLVAAIRAFMASQGSSLPGGGLGWSTGSVVVPIVLGTAVTVFSAWSPARRAGRVQPVEAMRSQETASEQSLFLRTLVGIVVLALGLGAALAGAIIEQWSTGQRALCVGTGAVALIGGFYLAGPALSMPVVPTFGRVIGWPFKAVGRLASTNTLRNPRRTSATAFALALGIALVTVIGMLGSTMKSSISDVLDTDVSTDYLLTGPITGSFPVPNDVPETAQSIAGVGSVTSYLTAPVTVGGYYDIAVGAYGATSVMDGNPANMLNLTMASGSADISDGGVLVSAEKAAELGWQVGDSVELAFAEPVLPPVPVEIVGTFEPHDLLRSFVVSQVDVEQLGLTEEAERLVRVGVNAAPGVAPETLREPLNEAMRDFVVVEVLTEDEFAGVAGRSVNDMLAVLYALLSLAIIIAVLGIVNTLTLSVIERRQEFGMLRAVGSQRSQIRRMVSLESVQVAVFGAASGLAIGGLLGWAFITVLAEQGLDGEVGVPWLLMAVVLAGSIAVGLLAAVLPARRAAATPPLEAIAGE; encoded by the coding sequence ATGGCACGTTCCACCATGACGAAGATGTCGCTGCGCACCATCGCCGCCCACAAGCTCCGGCTGGGCCTGACGGTGCTAGCGGTCGTGTTGGGCACCGCGTTCATCTCGGGTGCCTTCATGTTCACCAACACCCTCTCGCAGGCCTTCGACGCCGCGATCAACAACACCTACCGCGGGGTCGACGCGGTGGCCAGCTCGGCCGATCCGACGCAGCTGCTCACCCTCGACGACGCCCGGGCGGTGGCCGAAGACCCGCAGGTCAGCCGGGTGACGCTGCCCTCGCAAACCACCGTGGTCATCGCGCGGCGCAGCGGCGAAGAACTGACGTCGCTACAGACCGCCGGCGGCGCGTCCTACATCGGCATCTGGTATCCGGCCGACCAAGCGATCGGCGAGCAGCTGAGCATCGTCGAGGGCCGCGGGCCGGCCACGGCCGACGAGGTGGTCATCAACGCCGCCGCGGCTCAGGCGCACGGCGTGGCGGTCGGCGACGAAGTGGTTATCGTCGACCCGGCCAGCCGCCACAACGCCCGGGTGTCGGGGATCTACGACACCGAGCTCGACCAGCCGTTCCTCGTGCAATTGCGGACCACCGAGGCCGGCTACCTGGAGCATTACACCGACGGCGAACACGTGGGCCAGATCCTCGTCGACGGCGCCGGGGACCCCGAACAGCTGGTGAGCCATCTCTCCGCCACGTACCCGCACTTAACCATCGAGACGGGCCAGGCCCTGGCCGATGAAACCGCCAAGACCATTCAAAGCGCGCTGAGCTTCGTGAACTACTTCCTCATCGCGTTCGGCGTGGTGGCCCTGCTGGTCGGCACGTTCCTCATCGCGAACACGTTCTCCATGATCGTCGCGCAGCGGACGAAGGAGTTCGCGCTGCTGCGGGCCCTCGGCGCGTCACGACGGCAGATCACCCGCTCGGTGGTGGGTGAGGCGATCGTAATCGGCGTGCTCGGCTCCAGCCTCGGCGTCGTCGCCGGCGCCGGGCTCGTGGCCGCTATCCGGGCCTTCATGGCCAGCCAAGGCTCCTCCCTGCCTGGAGGCGGCCTCGGGTGGTCCACCGGTTCCGTTGTCGTCCCGATCGTGTTGGGCACGGCGGTGACGGTGTTTTCAGCGTGGTCGCCGGCGCGCCGGGCCGGCCGGGTCCAGCCCGTCGAGGCCATGCGCTCGCAGGAGACCGCGAGTGAGCAGTCCCTGTTCCTTCGCACCCTCGTCGGCATCGTGGTGCTCGCGCTGGGGCTGGGGGCGGCGCTCGCCGGCGCGATCATCGAACAGTGGAGCACCGGACAGCGTGCGCTGTGCGTGGGCACCGGCGCGGTGGCGCTCATCGGCGGGTTCTACCTCGCCGGTCCGGCCCTGAGCATGCCGGTGGTGCCCACCTTTGGCCGGGTCATCGGCTGGCCTTTCAAGGCTGTCGGCCGGCTTGCGTCGACGAACACCTTGCGCAACCCTCGCCGGACCTCCGCCACGGCCTTCGCGCTGGCATTGGGCATCGCGCTAGTAACAGTCATCGGGATGCTCGGATCCACTATGAAGAGCTCGATTAGCGACGTGCTGGACACGGACGTGAGCACCGATTACCTGCTCACCGGCCCCATCACAGGTAGCTTCCCGGTGCCGAACGACGTCCCGGAGACGGCCCAGTCCATTGCCGGGGTTGGCTCGGTGACGTCGTACCTCACAGCGCCGGTGACGGTGGGCGGGTACTACGACATCGCGGTTGGCGCCTATGGGGCCACGAGCGTCATGGATGGCAACCCCGCTAACATGCTCAATCTCACCATGGCCTCCGGCAGTGCCGACATCTCCGACGGGGGCGTGCTTGTCTCTGCAGAGAAGGCCGCCGAGCTGGGGTGGCAGGTCGGCGACAGCGTGGAGCTGGCGTTTGCCGAACCGGTGCTGCCCCCGGTCCCGGTGGAAATCGTCGGCACCTTCGAGCCTCACGATCTCCTGCGTTCCTTTGTGGTGTCCCAGGTGGACGTCGAGCAGCTGGGGTTGACCGAGGAGGCCGAGCGGCTCGTGCGGGTGGGCGTCAACGCGGCGCCGGGTGTTGCCCCCGAGACACTTCGCGAGCCGTTGAATGAGGCGATGCGCGATTTCGTGGTCGTCGAGGTGCTCACCGAGGACGAGTTCGCTGGCGTTGCCGGCCGGTCAGTCAACGACATGCTCGCGGTCCTCTACGCCTTGCTATCGCTGGCCATCATCATCGCGGTGCTCGGCATCGTCAACACGCTGACCTTGAGCGTCATCGAGCGGCGCCAGGAATTCGGCATGCTGCGCGCCGTCGGCTCCCAACGCAGCCAGATCCGCCGGATGGTGTCCCTGGAATCCGTGCAGGTTGCGGTCTTCGGCGCCGCCTCGGGCCTGGCCATCGGTGGGCTTTTGGGTTGGGCGTTCATCACCGTCCTGGCAGAGCAAGGCCTCGACGGCGAGGTGGGCGTTCCCTGGTTGCTCATGGCTGTGGTGCTGGCCGGATCGATCGCGGTCGGCCTGCTCGCGGCGGTCCTACCAGCCCGACGGGCGGCGGCCACTCCGCCACTGGAGGCCATTGCGGGGGAGTAA
- a CDS encoding RtcB family protein: protein MTSARRPRPTNTTHTIEIFASELEDSVLEQARHTAALPFIYPHVALMPDAHFGKGSSVGTVFGTLGAVIPAAVGVDIGCGMIGVRTRFTAEDLAARGDLGQLRDAVERSIPLSPGNYNSWVLRTSAEARTRELAALAEDNDVDLRHSRKWRQQLGSLGGGNHFIELCLDEEQRVWMFLHSGSRGVGNKIAQKHIRVAQRVCEKYWITLPDPDLAYLVEDTPEFDSYLRDLEWAQRFAYLNREEMMDRFAECLGDYLGAEVVEEERINCHHNYTTKERHYGRTVWLTRKGAIRADEGVRALIPGSMGTSSYVVTGLGHRPALNSAPHGAGRRFSRTEARKRFTVEDLEQRMEGIVYRPGEAWVDEIPDAYKDIDAVMQDAAALVRIDHRLRQVLNVKGT, encoded by the coding sequence ATGACTTCCGCACGTCGGCCTCGGCCGACGAACACTACCCACACCATCGAAATCTTCGCCAGCGAGCTCGAGGATTCGGTCTTGGAACAGGCGCGCCACACGGCCGCCCTGCCCTTCATCTACCCGCACGTCGCGCTCATGCCGGACGCTCACTTCGGCAAGGGGTCCAGCGTCGGCACCGTCTTTGGTACCCTTGGTGCGGTCATTCCGGCCGCCGTCGGGGTGGACATCGGCTGCGGCATGATTGGGGTACGCACCCGCTTCACGGCCGAGGATCTCGCAGCTCGAGGTGACCTCGGGCAGCTGCGCGACGCTGTCGAGCGCTCCATCCCGTTGTCGCCTGGAAATTACAACTCGTGGGTACTGCGGACCTCCGCAGAGGCTCGTACCCGAGAGCTGGCGGCTTTGGCCGAGGACAACGACGTCGACCTGCGCCACTCCCGAAAGTGGCGTCAGCAACTCGGCTCCCTCGGTGGCGGTAACCACTTCATCGAACTGTGCCTTGATGAAGAGCAGCGCGTGTGGATGTTCCTGCACTCCGGTTCTCGGGGTGTGGGCAATAAGATCGCCCAGAAGCACATCCGTGTGGCTCAACGGGTGTGCGAGAAGTACTGGATTACCCTGCCCGACCCGGACCTGGCGTACTTGGTGGAAGACACCCCCGAATTCGATTCCTACCTCCGGGACCTGGAGTGGGCGCAGCGTTTCGCCTACCTCAATCGGGAGGAAATGATGGATCGGTTTGCCGAGTGCCTCGGCGACTACCTCGGCGCAGAGGTGGTGGAAGAGGAGCGGATTAACTGCCACCACAACTACACGACGAAGGAGCGGCACTACGGGCGTACGGTGTGGCTGACCCGCAAGGGCGCGATCCGGGCTGATGAAGGAGTTCGGGCGCTCATCCCCGGTTCCATGGGAACGTCGAGCTACGTGGTCACGGGGTTGGGGCACCGCCCGGCGCTCAACTCCGCCCCGCACGGGGCTGGACGGCGTTTTTCGCGGACCGAGGCGCGCAAGCGCTTCACCGTCGAGGATTTGGAGCAGCGGATGGAGGGTATTGTCTACCGGCCGGGCGAGGCCTGGGTGGATGAGATCCCCGATGCCTACAAGGACATCGACGCTGTGATGCAGGACGCCGCCGCGCTGGTGCGCATCGATCACCGCCTCCGGCAGGTCCTCAACGTCAAGGGCACCTAG
- a CDS encoding fluoride efflux transporter FluC, with the protein MIGSAVLVAVGGFFGGFTRWWLTRQQPSRRAILLSNVGASLLLGGLTGAEVHGWCYLLLGVGLSGALSTWSTFAAQVVELWVDRHRRRAVAYAASTLGASVLAAAGGMVAGGAVG; encoded by the coding sequence ATGATCGGCTCGGCGGTCCTCGTCGCCGTAGGAGGGTTTTTCGGAGGATTCACCCGCTGGTGGCTCACCCGCCAGCAGCCGAGCCGACGGGCGATCCTCCTGTCGAACGTCGGGGCGTCGCTCCTGCTCGGCGGCCTGACCGGAGCCGAGGTGCACGGCTGGTGCTACCTCCTCCTCGGTGTCGGACTGTCCGGGGCGCTGTCCACCTGGTCCACGTTCGCTGCCCAGGTGGTCGAATTGTGGGTGGACCGCCACCGCCGCCGCGCCGTCGCCTACGCGGCGTCGACGCTGGGTGCCAGCGTCCTCGCCGCTGCCGGTGGCATGGTTGCGGGCGGCGCCGTCGGCTAG
- a CDS encoding carbohydrate ABC transporter permease: protein MANRAQRSRRNEWLLAALLLAPNLILLAIFTYRPLFDNFRLSFYNWNISSPTSTFIGFRNYIEFFTRPDTGTILLNTVLFTGFAVLGSMVLGLLLAMLLDQALLGRNIVRSTVFAPFVISGAAIGVAFQFVFDPNFGLVQDLLTRIGVESPQFYQDRWWSLFMVTFTFVWKNLGYAFVIYLAALQGLNKDLAEAAAVDGASTWTRFWRVTLPQLRSTTFFLSITITLNSVQVFDIIHTMTRGGPLGNSTTTLVYQVYTETFTNYRAGYGATVATILFLILLAITVIQVRYMDKENKR, encoded by the coding sequence CTGGCTAATCGCGCACAGCGGTCACGCCGAAATGAGTGGCTGCTTGCCGCCCTGCTGCTGGCACCCAACCTCATTCTGCTGGCCATCTTCACCTACCGTCCACTCTTCGACAACTTCCGGTTGTCCTTCTACAACTGGAATATTTCCTCTCCGACGTCGACGTTCATCGGTTTCCGGAACTACATCGAGTTCTTCACCCGACCGGATACTGGCACCATCCTGCTTAACACCGTGCTGTTTACCGGCTTCGCGGTGCTGGGCTCGATGGTCCTCGGCCTCCTGTTGGCGATGCTGCTCGACCAAGCCCTCCTCGGCCGAAACATCGTCCGCTCCACCGTCTTCGCCCCGTTCGTCATCTCCGGCGCGGCGATTGGCGTGGCCTTCCAATTCGTCTTCGACCCGAACTTCGGCCTCGTCCAGGACCTCCTGACCCGCATTGGCGTCGAGTCCCCGCAGTTCTACCAGGATCGCTGGTGGTCCCTGTTCATGGTGACCTTCACCTTCGTCTGGAAGAACCTTGGCTATGCCTTCGTCATCTACCTGGCAGCGCTGCAGGGCCTCAACAAGGACCTCGCTGAGGCGGCGGCCGTCGACGGCGCGTCGACGTGGACTCGCTTCTGGCGCGTCACCCTCCCCCAGTTGCGATCCACCACCTTCTTCCTTTCGATCACGATCACCCTCAACTCGGTGCAGGTGTTCGACATCATCCACACCATGACCCGTGGCGGCCCGCTCGGAAACTCCACGACGACGCTGGTCTACCAGGTCTACACGGAGACCTTCACCAACTACCGGGCAGGCTACGGCGCCACCGTGGCCACCATTTTGTTCCTCATCCTGCTCGCCATCACGGTGATCCAGGTCCGCTACATGGATAAGGAGAACAAGCGATGA
- a CDS encoding ABC transporter ATP-binding protein gives MELSQSEGKRAAARARNLVKRYGKGDTAVTALDGVSVDFFAHEFTAIMGPSGSGKSTLMHTMAGLDSATSGEAYIGEARLTGMRDSQLTALRRDRVGFIFQSFNLVPTLTAAENITLPSDIAGRRVDKEWFAEVTTRLGLANRLRHRPAELSGGQQQRVACARALVSRPDIIFGDEPTGNLDSNSSTEVLRILRTAVEEDNQTVVIVTHDPRAASYADRVIFLADGRIVDELRHPTVETIWQTMSGIEG, from the coding sequence ATGGAATTGTCCCAGTCTGAGGGGAAGCGGGCCGCCGCCCGGGCCCGTAACCTGGTCAAGCGCTACGGCAAAGGCGACACGGCGGTGACGGCGCTCGACGGGGTGTCCGTGGACTTCTTCGCCCACGAATTTACCGCCATCATGGGACCGTCCGGCTCCGGAAAGTCGACGCTCATGCACACCATGGCGGGGCTGGACTCGGCGACGTCGGGCGAGGCATACATCGGCGAAGCCCGGTTGACGGGGATGCGCGATTCTCAACTCACCGCCCTGCGGCGGGACCGGGTGGGATTCATCTTCCAATCCTTCAACCTCGTGCCCACCCTCACCGCGGCGGAGAACATCACGCTGCCCAGCGACATCGCCGGGCGGCGGGTTGATAAGGAGTGGTTCGCGGAGGTCACCACCCGGCTGGGGCTTGCGAATCGGCTGCGCCACCGGCCGGCGGAGCTATCGGGTGGGCAGCAGCAGCGCGTCGCCTGCGCCCGCGCGCTAGTGAGCCGGCCGGACATCATCTTCGGCGACGAGCCGACGGGCAACCTCGACTCCAACTCTTCCACCGAGGTCCTGCGCATTCTGCGCACCGCGGTGGAGGAAGACAACCAAACCGTCGTCATCGTTACCCACGACCCGAGGGCGGCATCCTACGCCGATCGCGTCATTTTCCTGGCCGACGGGCGCATCGTCGACGAGCTGCGTCACCCCACGGTGGAGACGATCTGGCAGACGATGAGCGGAATCGAGGGCTAG
- a CDS encoding carbohydrate ABC transporter permease, giving the protein MSTDRSVVVKILGYVGMILTLLFVGVPLLWIVLTSFKTQGEIYTQPVQWLPDTFTFANYQQVFRDVPFGKYFANSIIITVVLCTIKIVLGVISAYALAILRFPGRDLIFMIIIATLMVPAEVTVISNYAIVSQMGWRDTYVGVILPLAGIAFGTFLMRNHFMSIPNELIEAARMDHCGHFQLLWKVLLPISMPTLVAFSMITIVNEWNQYLWPLLIAETSNTAPLPIGLTMLQNNEGVSNWGPVMAATIMTMLPILVLFLALQQYMIKGLISGAVKG; this is encoded by the coding sequence ATGAGTACCGACCGCAGTGTTGTCGTGAAAATCCTCGGCTACGTCGGCATGATTCTCACCCTCCTTTTCGTGGGCGTGCCGCTGCTGTGGATCGTCCTGACCAGCTTCAAGACCCAGGGCGAGATCTACACCCAGCCGGTCCAGTGGCTGCCGGACACCTTCACCTTCGCGAACTACCAGCAGGTCTTCCGCGACGTTCCCTTCGGCAAGTACTTCGCCAACTCGATCATCATCACCGTGGTGCTGTGCACCATCAAGATCGTGCTCGGCGTCATCTCTGCGTACGCGCTGGCCATCCTGCGCTTCCCGGGACGTGATCTGATCTTCATGATTATCATCGCCACCCTCATGGTGCCTGCCGAGGTCACGGTCATTTCCAACTACGCGATCGTCTCCCAGATGGGCTGGCGTGACACCTACGTCGGCGTCATCCTGCCACTGGCCGGCATCGCCTTCGGCACCTTCCTCATGCGCAACCACTTCATGTCCATCCCCAATGAGCTCATCGAAGCCGCTCGCATGGACCACTGCGGCCACTTCCAGCTGCTGTGGAAGGTCCTGCTGCCCATCTCTATGCCCACGCTGGTCGCGTTCTCCATGATCACCATCGTCAACGAGTGGAACCAGTACCTCTGGCCGTTGCTCATTGCCGAGACGTCCAACACCGCGCCGCTGCCCATCGGTCTGACGATGCTGCAGAACAACGAAGGTGTGTCCAACTGGGGCCCCGTCATGGCCGCCACGATCATGACGATGCTGCCGATCCTCGTCCTCTTCCTTGCTCTCCAGCAGTACATGATCAAGGGCCTCATCTCGGGCGCCGTCAAGGGCTAG